The following is a genomic window from Nymphalis io chromosome 23, ilAglIoxx1.1, whole genome shotgun sequence.
agtattgtttttgttattatttatatgtgtattagGTATTTCCCGATACTAACAAGAAAATCAGaagtaaataatactaaaaaatatatttagtaaattagcGACTTTCTACTTAAaatccttattaatataatttataaaaaaataaatacagttgcataaaatgataatatttactcATTCATATTGTAATTAAGATATGCTAATTATAAGTCGAATATCTTTGATACAATAAAACGTTCACTGAGCTCGCATTCACCGGAGACTCATATTTTGCAATATCATcacaaatatgtaattaatgtattgCGTAGTTATATACAATGTTATTgaacatttttacttatttatcatTGTTTAATGCTTAAAACAAAACGATCATGCGTTCTATTGTTTTgagataattaatttcaatcacagttatttcaattcaatttttattattaaattcgattttaataatagagATAAGTTAGTAAAATGGAGATGTAAGCTTCGGTTTCATTTTGTTAAGCAAGGAATTTAATGTTATAGTAAAAATTGCTTCGTTATGATCGCTGTTTCTACAAGCAATCGCAAAATTATTCTTAAAGATTGTTTTCGAACGTTATTGTTTCTACTTATTATTTGGTGCAAATGAAATAAACCTACCAAACAAAAATGCTTAACTAAAAGAAATTGATTGTTGTACCGATTTCCGACAAAGTGAGAACAGTggatataaatttagttttcgtttaaaaatttattcaatgtacgTTAAGCAGATTTGGACGTATTTGCAATTGTAATGGCTATTAGAAAGTTTATATCCGTAGATAAACTAGACCGTTCACTTTAAGGATTATTACTTACAATCGAAACCTTTCTTCTTATTTCAATCTTATTCTaacaaattttttattgatttgttggtgaactgttttttattaagaattatttaaagacCGTAAGTAATATGAGCTTCTGTTTCACAGGTTGTGTTAATAGCCTCATTGGCCGTGGTGGCCTTTGCCAGCGAGGAGAAAGGCACACAGAAGGCGGCAGCCGAAGAGAAGAAACAAGATAAACGAGGAATTTACGACACCGGTTCCTACGGTGGTGGCTACGAATCAGGCAATGGCGGTCACGGTGACGGCGGCTACAGTTTTGGCGGTGACGGTGGTCACAGTTTTGGCGGTGACGGTGGTCACAGTTTTAGCGGAAACTTCGGTGGCCACCAGCTAAGCTTCGGTCAAGGTGGTCACGGAGGTCAGAGCTCTGGACAAAGCTATGAAAGCTACGGCAATGGTGGTTCCGAATTCGGAGGACACTCTAGCGATTCTTGGAAGCCCATTTCTAACGATCATGGACATCACCACGTCAAAACCATCGAAGTGATCAAGAAAGTCCCCGTCCCATACACCGTTGAGAAGCACGTTCCTTACACCGTCGAGAAGAAAGTTCCCTATGAAGTGAAAGTGCCTTATCCCCAACCCTACACCGTTGAGAAGAAAGTCCCCGTCACTGTCAAGGAATACGTGAAATACCCAGTTCATGTCCCCGAACCCTACGTCGTAGAGAAGAAAGTGCCTTACGAAGTTAAGGTCCATGTCGACAAGCCTTACGAAGTTAAGATCAAGGTACCCACTCCTTACACCGTAGAAAAGAAAGTGCCTTATGAAGTCAAGGTCCCCGTACCTCAACCCTACACTGTTGAAAAGAAGGTGCCTTACCCAGTCAAATACGAAGTGAAAGTACCCCAACCCTACGAAGTTGTCAAGAAGGTGCCTTATGAAGTCAAAGTACCAGTCGACAAGCCTTACCACGTATACGTACCCAAGCCCTACCCCGTGACTGTCGAGAAACCTTACCCAGTAACAGTACACAAGCCAGTACCTTATGAAGTCAAGGTCCCAGTCGACAAGCCCTACAAGGTCGAAGTTGAGAAACCTTACCCAGTCCCAGTGAAAGTGCCAATCCCCAAGCCTTATGATGTGTACAAAAAGATCCCTTACACCGTCGAGAAGAAGGTACCTTATGAAGTTAAAGTACCCATTGACAAGCCTTACCCCGTCTACAAAGAAGTCCAAGTACCTTTAGTCAAAGAGGTACCATACCCCGTAAAGGTCCACGTTCCCATATACTTTAAGAAGGAGGAGGAACAACACCATGGTTGGCACTAATTTACAAACCTAGCGTATAGGTTTCACACCAGTACCTTATAGGCTAAGTTCGAATTGTGATCATTTAGTATTCGTAGTGTTGTaactgtaaaatttaaaattgtac
Proteins encoded in this region:
- the LOC126777550 gene encoding uncharacterized protein LOC126777550; the protein is MKFTVVLIASLAVVAFASEEKGTQKAAAEEKKQDKRGIYDTGSYGGGYESGNGGHGDGGYSFGGDGGHSFGGDGGHSFSGNFGGHQLSFGQGGHGGQSSGQSYESYGNGGSEFGGHSSDSWKPISNDHGHHHVKTIEVIKKVPVPYTVEKHVPYTVEKKVPYEVKVPYPQPYTVEKKVPVTVKEYVKYPVHVPEPYVVEKKVPYEVKVHVDKPYEVKIKVPTPYTVEKKVPYEVKVPVPQPYTVEKKVPYPVKYEVKVPQPYEVVKKVPYEVKVPVDKPYHVYVPKPYPVTVEKPYPVTVHKPVPYEVKVPVDKPYKVEVEKPYPVPVKVPIPKPYDVYKKIPYTVEKKVPYEVKVPIDKPYPVYKEVQVPLVKEVPYPVKVHVPIYFKKEEEQHHGWH